One Bifidobacterium crudilactis genomic region harbors:
- a CDS encoding NAD+ synthase produces the protein MTSSESTSAASPSTGLLFGLAQIDTCVGDLKGNAAKVLEQSGIAAERGAQVVVFPEMTLTGYPIEDLAFRATFRKAAWQTANDLAKRLQQEGLADLFVVVGTVGTDREHDRPRNRLVVLHDGVVWAGYDKHFLPNYGVFDEFRIFTPGERSVVLEIHGVRVGLAICEDIWQDGGPVAELAKQHIDVLLTINGSPYEEGKGHVRQELAARRAVEVNAPVIYLNQVGGQDDLVFDGGSFVVDPDGQLLERSPSFREDLSFWQLTFEDGDDGRRRLDATVSTSSPALDPDEEVYRACVLGLKDYMAKNHFTGVCLGLSGGIDSALVAAMAADACGGEHIWGISMPSMYSSLGSKDDAADLAKNLGARYEIQPVETLFKAYQQQLHLEGVAAENLQARIRGVIVMAYSNAKGLLALATGNKSELACGYSTIYGDAVGGYAPIKDLLKVRVWDLARWRNRRAEELGEQPPIPVNSITKPPSAELRPGQQDSDSLPEYELLDQVLAAYIEHAHGRADLLKDGFDPETVDTVMRLVDRAEWKRRQYPMGPKVTALAFGRDRRLPVTNAFRE, from the coding sequence ATGACAAGCAGCGAAAGCACATCAGCAGCATCACCCTCTACAGGCCTTCTTTTCGGGTTGGCGCAGATCGACACCTGTGTCGGAGACCTGAAAGGCAACGCCGCCAAGGTGCTTGAGCAAAGCGGTATAGCCGCTGAGCGGGGAGCGCAGGTGGTGGTGTTCCCGGAAATGACGTTGACGGGGTACCCCATCGAGGACCTCGCTTTCCGCGCCACTTTCCGCAAGGCTGCATGGCAGACGGCGAATGACTTGGCGAAGCGTCTGCAGCAGGAAGGCCTTGCCGATCTTTTCGTGGTGGTTGGCACGGTCGGTACCGATCGTGAGCACGACCGTCCGAGAAATCGTCTCGTGGTGTTGCATGACGGCGTGGTGTGGGCCGGTTACGACAAGCACTTCCTGCCTAATTACGGCGTGTTCGACGAATTCAGAATCTTCACGCCGGGGGAGCGCAGCGTCGTTCTGGAGATTCATGGCGTCCGAGTCGGTCTGGCGATATGCGAGGACATATGGCAGGATGGCGGGCCGGTCGCCGAGCTGGCGAAACAGCATATCGACGTGCTGCTGACCATCAACGGTTCACCCTATGAAGAAGGCAAAGGCCACGTGCGGCAGGAGCTGGCCGCCCGACGAGCCGTCGAGGTCAACGCGCCAGTCATCTACCTCAATCAGGTCGGAGGGCAGGATGACCTGGTATTCGACGGTGGCAGCTTCGTGGTCGACCCCGACGGCCAATTGCTGGAACGTTCCCCAAGTTTCCGCGAGGATCTGAGTTTCTGGCAATTGACCTTTGAAGATGGCGACGACGGCAGGCGTCGCCTGGATGCGACGGTCTCTACCAGCAGCCCGGCTCTAGACCCCGATGAGGAAGTGTATCGGGCGTGCGTCCTCGGGCTGAAGGACTACATGGCCAAAAACCACTTCACAGGCGTTTGCCTTGGGCTCTCCGGCGGCATCGACTCTGCGCTGGTGGCCGCCATGGCGGCCGATGCCTGCGGTGGCGAGCACATCTGGGGCATTTCGATGCCGAGCATGTATTCTTCTCTCGGTTCCAAGGATGACGCGGCGGATTTGGCGAAGAATCTCGGAGCCAGGTATGAGATTCAGCCGGTCGAAACGCTGTTCAAGGCGTACCAGCAGCAGCTTCATCTGGAAGGTGTGGCGGCCGAGAATCTTCAGGCGAGGATTCGAGGCGTCATCGTCATGGCCTATTCCAATGCCAAGGGTCTGCTGGCGCTTGCCACCGGCAACAAGTCTGAACTGGCATGCGGGTATTCGACGATTTACGGCGATGCGGTCGGCGGTTATGCGCCCATCAAGGATCTGCTCAAGGTCAGGGTGTGGGACTTGGCGCGGTGGCGGAACCGCAGGGCCGAAGAGCTCGGTGAGCAGCCGCCGATTCCGGTCAATTCCATCACTAAGCCGCCGAGTGCGGAGTTGCGGCCGGGGCAGCAGGATTCGGATTCCTTGCCGGAATACGAGCTGCTGGACCAGGTGCTCGCCGCATACATCGAGCATGCGCACGGCAGGGCGGACCTGCTCAAGGATGGTTTCGACCCCGAAACGGTGGATACGGTGATGCGTTTGGTGGATCGTGCGGAATGGAAGCGCCGTCAGTATCCGATGGGGCCCAAAGTCACGGCTCTTGCCTTCGGCAGGGATAGAAGGCTGCCGGTGACCAACGCTTTCCGCGAGTAG
- a CDS encoding amidohydrolase — protein MSGQESEHSGVNADSTGDASELLTIRRYLHQHPELAFKEYETSAFLRQELMDHGIAVRDINLDSGVFARITGDRQGPHIALRADIDGLPVFEESEYSCHSLNRGYMHACGHDIHMAALLGAAFELQKMRESLHGTIDLIFQPAEEVGKGAQAVMKAGAIEGVQAIAGIHNNPDYLPGQIAIGTEAMMAGCARFAVRLHAEGTHAGYPHKGTGPMEAMATMMLSTQTIVSRNASPFHSAVLSITEVHGGSVWNVVPAEAGFMGTARFFSEEDRVLLRDRLRAQIAGIGAGYGIEADVEWEDVSNPLIGDQHLSALVADHVGEYASLQRIQPSMAGEDFSDYAHAIPAVFAFIGSNGRPGHHNLHSPKFLGLDECLPTAVRFYVSTAKLLLQHLG, from the coding sequence ATGAGTGGTCAAGAGAGCGAGCATTCCGGTGTGAACGCCGATTCCACGGGTGATGCCAGTGAGTTGCTGACAATCCGCAGGTATCTGCACCAGCATCCCGAGTTGGCGTTCAAGGAGTATGAAACCAGCGCATTCCTGAGACAGGAGTTGATGGACCACGGTATTGCGGTGCGTGATATCAACCTTGACAGCGGTGTGTTCGCCCGCATCACCGGTGATCGGCAGGGGCCTCACATCGCTTTGCGCGCCGACATCGACGGTTTGCCGGTGTTCGAGGAGTCGGAATACTCCTGCCATTCCCTGAACAGGGGCTATATGCATGCCTGCGGACACGACATTCATATGGCCGCACTGCTGGGTGCCGCCTTTGAACTCCAGAAGATGAGGGAATCCCTGCACGGAACCATAGACCTGATCTTCCAACCTGCCGAGGAGGTGGGGAAAGGAGCGCAGGCGGTGATGAAGGCGGGTGCGATCGAAGGCGTGCAGGCCATTGCCGGAATCCACAACAATCCCGATTACCTTCCGGGTCAGATTGCCATAGGCACCGAAGCCATGATGGCCGGTTGCGCCCGCTTTGCGGTCAGACTCCACGCCGAAGGCACCCATGCCGGTTATCCGCACAAGGGAACAGGTCCTATGGAGGCGATGGCGACGATGATGCTCTCCACGCAGACCATCGTGAGCAGGAATGCCTCGCCCTTCCACTCCGCTGTGCTGTCCATCACGGAGGTTCACGGGGGGAGCGTGTGGAATGTTGTTCCCGCTGAAGCGGGATTCATGGGCACCGCCAGATTCTTCAGTGAGGAGGACCGGGTGCTGCTGCGCGACCGTCTGCGTGCGCAGATTGCCGGCATCGGCGCGGGATATGGCATCGAGGCGGATGTCGAATGGGAGGATGTCAGCAATCCTCTTATCGGTGACCAGCATCTGAGCGCTCTGGTCGCCGATCATGTCGGAGAGTATGCCTCGCTGCAGAGGATTCAGCCGAGTATGGCAGGCGAGGATTTCTCCGATTACGCCCATGCGATTCCCGCGGTATTCGCATTCATAGGCTCCAACGGGAGGCCCGGGCACCATAACCTGCACAGCCCCAAATTCCTTGGCCTGGATGAATGTCTGCCGACCGCAGTGCGTTTCTACGTCTCCACGGCGAAGCTGCTGCTGCAGCACCTGGGCTGA
- a CDS encoding Cof-type HAD-IIB family hydrolase: MCAQSNTTAPVKAAFFDIDGTLTSFNTHSVPDSTVTALGDLKAKGVKIFICTGRAPSQLHAAQRMIPVDFDGYITLNGQYCYDASGFKDELTLDKEDIGLFIDYLKNHPTLVSSFAEVDYTYFNQDNKTLRDAWSVLGKSAPDVQVDTVQRALEHPTYQMSPFIHIEQEQEIVSKLPHTKGVRWHRAFTDLIPAEGGKSRGIRCFIDHLGLEAKETIAFGDGGNDADMLAFAGIGVAMGGATPNAKASADYITTEVDDDGILNALRHFHVL, translated from the coding sequence ATGTGCGCTCAATCCAACACCACAGCACCAGTCAAGGCGGCATTCTTCGATATTGACGGTACGCTCACCAGTTTCAATACTCATTCGGTGCCGGATTCGACAGTAACCGCGCTTGGTGATCTCAAGGCCAAAGGCGTGAAGATTTTCATATGCACCGGCAGAGCACCTTCGCAACTTCATGCCGCACAGCGGATGATTCCAGTGGATTTCGATGGCTACATCACTTTGAATGGCCAATATTGCTATGACGCCAGCGGGTTCAAAGACGAACTCACCCTGGACAAGGAAGACATCGGCCTTTTCATCGACTATCTCAAGAACCATCCCACGCTGGTAAGCAGTTTCGCGGAAGTGGATTACACCTATTTCAATCAGGACAACAAAACACTGCGTGACGCATGGTCCGTGCTCGGCAAAAGCGCGCCCGACGTTCAGGTGGACACGGTGCAACGAGCATTGGAACACCCCACCTACCAGATGAGTCCCTTCATCCATATCGAGCAGGAGCAGGAGATAGTCAGCAAGCTGCCGCATACCAAAGGGGTGCGCTGGCATCGGGCCTTCACCGATCTGATTCCCGCAGAAGGTGGGAAATCGCGGGGCATCCGGTGTTTCATTGACCATCTTGGGCTCGAAGCGAAAGAAACCATCGCTTTTGGAGATGGCGGCAACGATGCCGATATGCTGGCCTTCGCCGGTATCGGTGTGGCCATGGGCGGTGCCACCCCCAACGCCAAAGCGTCAGCTGACTACATCACCACGGAAGTCGATGATGACGGCATCCTCAACGCGCTGCGGCATTTTCACGTTCTATAG
- a CDS encoding oleate hydratase, producing MPLCESLPPPPSSSEMYCFHCRNFALCGEAQDSRSTVDAVHAGSCRNQCRAIRRIWDSATDGVDCREFIEELPEEGSAMAKAYMIGAGIGNLAAAAYLIRDGYWRGSQVTILGLDDHGANDGNDVEEFTREYGLSEVHRRQGFVNRGGRMLNEETYENLWDLFSSIPSLDTPGLSVTEEILRFDHAHPTHDVGRLIDSFQGIRNKGDANDYSHMQFNNRDRMLLSKLMLMPESDERQLNDVSIEQWFATSPHIFRTNFWYMWETTFAFKKSSSAMELRRYMNRMILEFSRINTLEGVTRTPYNQYESLILPLRAWLEDKGVHFINNTMVTEFVFKDSALRDEIQVTGLKYRIVAGERQGEEGVIDVAPEDLVFDTNGSITDSASLGDLDTPIKEDMRYAPSAALWKQAAEHFYDLGHPDKFFGDRSQSEWTSFTVTTNSHLLINEIAAITQQRPGNALNTFIDSPELLSLVVHHQPHYKAQKENEGVFWGYALNPRESGVFVKKPFIEMTGREMLEETLSLLAQADTRASGIAQRHDEIMQSIVNVVPAHMPYASALFNQRSVVDRPLVVPRHSRNLAFISQFAHLPFDMVFTEQYSIRCAQVAVYRFLGIPSDRLTPLHHYEKNPKVLLSATKTMFR from the coding sequence ATGCCGCTCTGTGAAAGTCTGCCGCCACCACCGTCCTCATCTGAGATGTATTGCTTCCACTGCCGAAACTTTGCGCTTTGCGGCGAAGCTCAGGATTCGAGGTCTACAGTGGATGCAGTTCATGCAGGGAGTTGTCGAAACCAATGCCGGGCGATTCGACGGATTTGGGATTCAGCGACTGACGGAGTCGACTGCAGGGAATTCATCGAGGAATTACCGGAAGAGGGCAGCGCAATGGCTAAGGCGTACATGATCGGCGCAGGAATCGGCAATCTGGCGGCGGCGGCATATCTTATTCGTGACGGGTATTGGAGAGGCAGCCAGGTCACCATTCTGGGGCTTGACGACCACGGTGCCAACGATGGGAACGACGTAGAGGAATTCACCCGTGAATACGGCCTTTCCGAAGTTCATCGCAGACAGGGCTTCGTCAATCGTGGCGGACGCATGCTCAACGAGGAGACCTATGAGAATCTCTGGGACCTGTTCTCATCCATTCCATCCCTGGATACGCCGGGGCTGAGCGTCACCGAGGAGATTCTCCGTTTCGACCATGCGCACCCGACCCATGATGTCGGCAGACTCATCGACTCCTTCCAAGGCATCCGCAACAAGGGCGATGCGAATGATTACAGCCATATGCAATTCAACAACCGTGACCGCATGCTGCTGAGCAAGCTGATGCTGATGCCCGAATCCGACGAGCGACAGCTGAACGATGTCAGCATCGAGCAATGGTTCGCCACCAGTCCGCACATCTTCCGTACCAACTTCTGGTACATGTGGGAGACCACCTTCGCCTTCAAGAAGAGCAGTTCGGCCATGGAACTGCGCCGCTACATGAACCGTATGATTCTGGAATTCAGCCGAATCAACACGCTCGAAGGAGTGACACGCACCCCCTACAACCAGTACGAGAGTCTGATTCTGCCTCTGCGGGCATGGCTCGAAGACAAAGGCGTGCACTTCATCAACAACACGATGGTGACGGAGTTCGTGTTCAAGGACTCTGCGTTGCGCGATGAGATTCAGGTGACGGGGCTGAAATACCGCATCGTGGCCGGAGAACGGCAGGGTGAGGAGGGCGTGATTGACGTCGCGCCAGAGGACTTGGTATTCGACACGAATGGTTCCATCACCGACAGCGCATCCCTGGGCGATCTGGACACGCCAATCAAGGAGGATATGCGCTATGCGCCCAGTGCGGCCTTGTGGAAGCAGGCAGCCGAGCATTTCTATGATCTCGGGCACCCAGATAAGTTCTTCGGCGACCGTTCCCAGAGCGAATGGACCAGTTTCACGGTCACCACGAATTCGCATCTGCTGATTAACGAGATTGCCGCCATCACCCAGCAGCGGCCGGGCAATGCTCTGAACACCTTCATCGACAGTCCTGAACTGCTCTCATTGGTGGTGCACCACCAGCCGCACTATAAGGCACAGAAAGAGAATGAAGGCGTTTTCTGGGGATATGCATTGAATCCTCGTGAAAGCGGAGTGTTCGTCAAGAAGCCCTTCATCGAAATGACCGGCAGGGAAATGCTGGAAGAAACGCTGTCATTGCTGGCTCAGGCGGATACCCGGGCTTCGGGAATCGCTCAAAGACACGATGAGATTATGCAATCCATCGTCAATGTCGTTCCCGCGCATATGCCATATGCCAGCGCACTGTTCAATCAGCGTTCCGTGGTCGATAGGCCTCTGGTCGTTCCTCGTCATTCCAGGAACCTCGCCTTCATCAGCCAATTCGCGCATCTGCCTTTCGATATGGTGTTTACCGAGCAGTACTCGATTCGTTGTGCTCAGGTGGCGGTGTATCGCTTCCTGGGGATTCCCAGCGACAGATTGACTCCTCTGCATCATTATGAGAAGAATCCGAAGGTGTTGCTGTCAGCCACGAAAACGATGTTCAGATAG
- a CDS encoding phosphatase PAP2 family protein translates to MKRALKLVSASALALATLVPATAAQAATSYTSDSNKPNVVTLLGEYNNWWTPKANANNASGDVYRGTVSDAGKSVLSKNDELTESINNATASDKATVDGTHTQAQRALIDADQNAKETYADALGPILSKFLTTGLSDGSLPKTNNLLFANNATVTTYLGTGAAKQYFNYPRPFFTVASDTQNRSMNGDNNLNGLKAELNISRIPDWTDSSTGTTHGANYASMFGAPSQAFPSGHTTYAYSSGIGLATLLPELGTEIVTRASEAGNNRIALGVHYPLDVMGGRINGEAANTARWSDESFRNDQLLPARDELVNYMTAQCKAAGYGDTLQACIDKTGANAKAGYTNTFTDAVSTKPVTDRASAITAYTSRMTYGFTQTSASGKAAVVPEGSENLLLTAFPTLTDAQRKAILAASEIDSGYPFDSSSNGYERLNLAKAYSAKVTLSADKQNILSITFGNSKPSVSVSSTDAITGLLADFGTYWKAGVGVTDEGKSVLKHDDDLTVSINNKAATETASGTNDQQARAVVDAEMNSEKTLHDALGTVIGGYYEDGVNNGSLEKTSDYLDDMSASASTGKAKTAFSHPRPYVDRVNYNGTTLNLNGLQQTLGIKKVAAYEEQGQYNGLAASGSFPSGHTTFAFTQGAGLASILPEFGTQIMTRVSEAGNNRIVLGVHYPLDIMGGHIAGQYGVATALGDEDTRSEANSAREELVNYLTSRCKADGYGDTLEACITATDAKGSKGYQNAFTDSVSTKAVSGTTSEIAAYTSRMTYGFAQTGKAGQAAVVPDAAVNLLRDVPGYSTLTDAQLKEVLAMTEIDSGYPLDASSEGWGRINLAAAYSSKVTLNTKGDVIAVTTGQNVASVETQSDAPTKPDMNNGKSDTPAPSPTTKDKAAADTTAAKKNGALATTGAQGSVIIVAFVVLLSGAVLTLVLRKRVR, encoded by the coding sequence ATGAAGAGAGCTTTGAAACTTGTTTCAGCGTCCGCGCTGGCCTTGGCTACCCTGGTGCCAGCAACGGCTGCACAGGCTGCGACAAGCTACACGTCAGACAGCAATAAACCGAATGTCGTCACACTGCTAGGGGAATACAACAATTGGTGGACGCCAAAGGCGAACGCCAACAATGCGAGCGGTGACGTATACCGCGGAACTGTCAGCGACGCAGGGAAGAGCGTGCTGTCAAAGAACGATGAACTCACGGAAAGCATCAACAACGCCACGGCGAGCGACAAGGCGACCGTGGATGGCACGCACACCCAGGCACAACGTGCCCTGATTGACGCCGACCAGAATGCCAAGGAAACCTATGCGGATGCCCTTGGCCCGATTCTGAGCAAATTCCTCACCACCGGTCTGAGCGACGGCTCATTGCCCAAAACGAACAACCTATTGTTCGCCAACAACGCTACGGTGACCACGTATCTCGGCACGGGGGCTGCAAAACAGTATTTCAATTACCCACGCCCGTTCTTCACCGTCGCCTCCGATACACAGAACCGTTCCATGAACGGCGACAACAACCTCAATGGGCTCAAGGCCGAACTCAACATCAGCCGCATTCCTGACTGGACCGACAGCAGCACCGGTACGACGCATGGCGCCAACTATGCCAGCATGTTCGGTGCACCATCACAGGCCTTCCCCTCGGGCCACACCACCTATGCCTATTCTTCAGGCATAGGTCTGGCGACGCTGCTGCCTGAATTGGGCACGGAAATCGTTACCAGGGCTTCCGAAGCCGGCAACAACCGCATTGCCCTGGGAGTGCATTATCCGCTCGATGTGATGGGTGGACGCATCAACGGCGAGGCGGCCAATACGGCACGCTGGTCGGATGAAAGCTTCCGCAACGACCAACTGCTGCCCGCCCGCGACGAGCTGGTCAACTACATGACCGCCCAGTGCAAGGCCGCAGGGTATGGCGATACCCTCCAAGCCTGCATCGACAAGACCGGGGCGAATGCGAAGGCCGGCTACACCAATACCTTCACGGATGCCGTTTCAACCAAGCCGGTCACGGACCGGGCCTCGGCAATCACCGCCTACACGTCGCGCATGACCTACGGATTCACGCAGACCAGTGCCTCCGGTAAGGCCGCGGTTGTGCCCGAAGGTTCAGAGAACCTCCTCCTGACGGCGTTCCCGACACTCACCGATGCCCAGCGCAAAGCCATCCTCGCCGCAAGTGAAATTGATTCCGGTTACCCCTTCGACTCGTCATCGAATGGTTATGAGCGGCTCAATCTCGCCAAGGCGTACAGCGCCAAGGTCACGTTGAGCGCGGACAAGCAGAACATTCTCTCCATCACCTTCGGCAACAGCAAACCTTCGGTCAGTGTGTCAAGCACTGATGCGATAACCGGTCTTCTCGCCGATTTCGGCACCTATTGGAAGGCCGGAGTAGGCGTTACCGATGAAGGCAAGAGCGTGCTGAAGCATGATGACGATCTGACCGTCTCCATCAACAACAAGGCCGCCACGGAAACCGCCTCCGGTACCAACGACCAGCAGGCAAGAGCGGTCGTCGACGCCGAGATGAACTCGGAGAAGACCCTGCATGATGCTCTGGGAACCGTCATAGGAGGATATTACGAGGATGGCGTCAATAACGGCTCGTTGGAGAAGACCTCGGATTATCTCGACGATATGAGCGCTTCGGCCAGCACGGGCAAGGCCAAGACCGCCTTCTCGCATCCTCGTCCCTATGTGGACCGCGTGAACTACAACGGCACCACGCTCAATCTCAACGGACTGCAGCAGACCTTGGGCATCAAGAAGGTGGCGGCGTATGAAGAGCAGGGGCAGTACAACGGTCTAGCAGCGTCAGGTTCGTTCCCATCAGGCCACACCACCTTCGCGTTCACGCAGGGTGCAGGTCTGGCCAGCATACTGCCGGAATTCGGTACGCAAATCATGACCAGGGTCTCGGAGGCGGGCAACAACCGCATCGTGCTCGGCGTGCATTACCCGCTCGACATCATGGGCGGTCATATTGCAGGTCAGTATGGTGTCGCCACCGCGTTGGGAGACGAGGACACCCGCTCCGAGGCTAACTCGGCGCGTGAGGAACTGGTCAACTACCTGACTTCCCGTTGCAAGGCCGATGGCTACGGCGACACTTTGGAAGCCTGCATCACGGCAACGGATGCCAAGGGTTCCAAGGGGTATCAGAACGCCTTCACCGACAGCGTCTCGACGAAGGCGGTCTCTGGTACGACATCCGAGATTGCCGCCTACACATCGCGTATGACCTATGGCTTCGCCCAGACCGGCAAAGCGGGACAGGCGGCGGTCGTGCCCGATGCCGCGGTCAACCTGCTTCGGGATGTTCCCGGGTACAGCACACTTACGGATGCGCAACTCAAAGAGGTGCTGGCAATGACGGAAATCGATTCGGGATACCCCCTCGATGCGTCAAGCGAAGGCTGGGGACGAATCAACCTTGCCGCCGCGTACAGCTCGAAAGTCACCTTGAATACCAAGGGTGACGTCATCGCCGTGACCACCGGTCAGAATGTCGCCTCGGTGGAGACGCAAAGCGACGCTCCGACCAAGCCCGACATGAACAACGGCAAGTCGGACACACCCGCTCCTTCCCCCACAACGAAGGACAAGGCTGCCGCCGATACCACCGCCGCTAAGAAGAACGGCGCCCTGGCGACCACCGGTGCACAAGGCTCCGTCATCATCGTCGCCTTCGTGGTGCTTCTCTCTGGAGCCGTGCTCACCTTGGTGCTTCGTAAGCGCGTGCGCTGA
- a CDS encoding peptidylprolyl isomerase, with product MTTAIMHTSAGDIRINLFDDKAPETVANFIGLANGSKAWTDPFTGEESNEPFYNGLTFHRIIKDFMIQGGCPLGTGTGGPGYNFDDEIDPSLKFDKPYLFAMANAGLRRDPRTGAVHGTNGSQFFITSVPTPWLNGHHTIFGEVADADSRKVVDALDAVATDSSDVPLEPVMIETIDIA from the coding sequence ATGACAACAGCTATCATGCACACCTCAGCAGGTGATATCCGTATCAATCTCTTCGACGACAAGGCTCCTGAGACCGTGGCCAACTTCATCGGCCTGGCCAACGGCAGCAAAGCATGGACCGACCCCTTCACCGGCGAGGAAAGCAACGAGCCCTTCTATAACGGGCTGACCTTCCACCGCATCATCAAAGACTTCATGATTCAAGGCGGTTGCCCTCTAGGCACGGGAACCGGCGGCCCGGGCTACAACTTCGACGATGAAATCGACCCCTCACTGAAATTCGACAAGCCATATCTCTTCGCGATGGCCAACGCCGGTCTGCGTCGCGACCCACGCACAGGTGCGGTTCACGGCACGAACGGCTCACAGTTCTTCATCACCTCCGTGCCCACGCCCTGGCTCAATGGCCACCACACCATTTTCGGCGAAGTCGCCGATGCCGACTCACGCAAGGTCGTCGATGCTCTGGACGCGGTGGCCACGGATTCCTCGGACGTCCCGCTTGAACCCGTGATGATAGAAACCATCGACATCGCCTGA
- a CDS encoding very short patch repair endonuclease — protein sequence MNTTIKARNSYAKGTRSYTMSRIRGKDTGIERLVRSFLFSKGLRFRKNDKRYPGHPDVVLPRWHTIIFVNGCFWHAHDQCAKSSTPKSNVEFWTKKLMRNKERDAQQQRELQEAGWNVLVVWECELDRKHRQERLNSLYRQIVTPPEAEEHIQTSDVTRRTLS from the coding sequence ATGAACACCACCATCAAGGCCCGCAACAGCTATGCAAAAGGCACCAGAAGCTATACCATGTCACGCATCCGTGGGAAGGATACCGGAATTGAGCGTCTTGTACGGAGCTTTCTCTTCTCCAAAGGCCTGAGATTCCGTAAAAACGACAAACGGTATCCCGGGCATCCGGATGTGGTGCTGCCGCGTTGGCATACCATCATCTTCGTCAATGGCTGCTTCTGGCATGCGCATGACCAATGCGCGAAGTCGTCCACGCCAAAATCCAATGTCGAATTCTGGACGAAGAAACTCATGCGCAACAAGGAACGAGATGCGCAGCAACAACGTGAGCTCCAGGAAGCCGGGTGGAATGTGCTCGTGGTCTGGGAATGCGAATTGGACCGAAAGCACCGGCAGGAACGTCTGAACAGCCTCTACCGACAGATAGTCACTCCTCCTGAGGCGGAAGAGCATATTCAGACCTCCGATGTCACTCGTCGGACGCTAAGCTGA
- a CDS encoding Gfo/Idh/MocA family protein — MNSPTPHPHGTQANKTVNVAILGAGGIANTMARTLLAMKSDERYRGLINPYAVAARDGERARGFAERYGFPVSYGSYEDMVADPDVDLVYIATPHSMHAEQALMCLEAGKHLLVEKSFTANAAQAEEVLSLSESKGLLCTEAIWTRYMPSRGIINDIIDSGTIGEVTSASANLGYPITANARLVEPELAGGALLDVGVYPLNFLDMALQGREPSRIASAYQPYGTGVDAQSSTTLFYDDGIMAVATSSMLGQSDRTGCVWGTKGVLVCQNVNDISSIVVYGPGYEVVGDYPIPPQLTGYEYEVASAAQAIRDGATECSEMPHSDTLRIMRMMDEIRGIWGLRYPFE, encoded by the coding sequence ATGAATTCACCAACACCACATCCACACGGCACTCAAGCAAACAAGACGGTCAATGTCGCCATTCTCGGCGCCGGCGGCATAGCCAACACCATGGCGCGAACATTGCTCGCCATGAAATCCGACGAACGATACCGGGGACTCATCAACCCCTATGCCGTTGCGGCCAGGGACGGCGAGCGAGCGCGCGGCTTCGCCGAACGGTACGGATTCCCCGTCTCCTACGGTTCGTACGAGGATATGGTCGCGGACCCGGATGTCGACCTGGTGTATATCGCCACCCCGCATAGCATGCATGCCGAGCAGGCACTGATGTGTCTGGAGGCGGGCAAACATCTTCTGGTCGAGAAATCCTTCACGGCAAACGCCGCTCAGGCTGAGGAAGTATTATCCCTGTCCGAATCGAAGGGGCTGCTGTGCACCGAGGCCATCTGGACCAGATACATGCCCTCCCGCGGCATCATCAACGACATCATCGACTCGGGAACCATCGGCGAGGTGACCTCGGCAAGCGCCAACCTGGGCTACCCCATCACCGCCAACGCCAGGCTCGTCGAGCCAGAACTCGCCGGAGGCGCACTGCTCGACGTGGGTGTGTACCCATTGAACTTCCTTGATATGGCCCTGCAGGGCAGGGAACCCTCAAGAATCGCCAGCGCATACCAGCCGTACGGCACCGGTGTCGACGCACAGAGCTCCACCACCTTGTTCTATGACGACGGCATCATGGCCGTGGCCACGAGTTCGATGCTGGGCCAATCGGATCGCACCGGGTGCGTATGGGGAACCAAGGGCGTGCTGGTCTGCCAGAACGTCAACGACATTTCCTCCATCGTGGTGTATGGACCGGGGTATGAGGTGGTAGGCGACTATCCGATACCTCCGCAACTCACCGGATACGAGTACGAGGTCGCCTCTGCGGCTCAGGCAATACGTGACGGCGCCACCGAATGCAGTGAGATGCCCCACAGCGACACCTTGAGAATCATGCGCATGATGGATGAGATACGAGGCATCTGGGGACTGCGCTATCCCTTCGAGTGA